The nucleotide window CTGCTCCAGCTCCCGGAAGAACGCCTCGGCGTCGGGCGTCCCCGGCAGCGTCAGCACGTCGAACCACACGGCGGTGTCCCACTCCGGGTGGTCGGCGCGCGGCCGCAGCGCCGACAGCAGCGGGGCGCGCGCCCCGGCCGTACCGACGTCCGCCGGGTCGTCGAGGCCGGTCGCCCGGATCTCCACCGAGCCGTTCACGGGGAAGCTCTCCCGGGCCGCGTACACGGTGAGCCGCTCGCGGTAGAAGTCGGTGAACTCGGCCACCACGCGCTGCACTTGGTCCCGCGAGGTGTGCACGGCGTACCCGTTGGCCGTCACCCGCAGCGTCGTCGGCTTCAGATACAGCAGCGTGTTCTTCGACGGCCCCCAGATGTCCGCCGACAGCGTGGTCACCAGCCCGAGCGAGGCCGTGGTGAGTTGTGTGTTGCCCAGCACCGGCGCCAGATACCAGGCGCCGTCCGACACGATCCGCCCGACGAGGTCCGCCACGGGCGTCGGCACGTTGTCGGAGAAGGGGTAGTTGTACGGCGAGGTCACGCGCCGCGAGGTGAGCGGGCGGGTCGGAGCCACGCTCCACACCTTCAGCCAGGGGAACTCGGTGAACGCGAACCAGATCACCTCGACCCGACCCGCCTTGTCCAAGAAGCTCGCGAACGTACGCCCCTCGTCGTCACCGTCGCCCGGCGCCGCCAGCAGTTCCCCGGCGGAGATGTCGGTCCGGCTGACGCACCGCAGGTTGCTGTCGGCGCCCACCCGCAGCACGACCTCGGTGACCAGGGTGCGCCCCAGGTGGGTGAGGAGCGCGGCGCAGTCCGCCTCGTCGCGCGTGAACGTCCGCAGCACATGGGCCTCGCGGTCCGCGTCCCAGACCACCGCCGTCAACGACAGCACCAGATTGCTGAGCGAGCCGTACGTGTGACCCGGCGGCAGCGTCTCCCCGTCGGCCGGTACGGCCGTGCCGTGGGCGTCGACGGCCAGGGCACCGCCGACCGTGAGATCGCCGGGAGCGGGGCAGGCCGTCACACCGAGACCGTGGTCCTCCAGGAAGGTGAGCAGCGCCTCCATCGAGACACCGGCGCCCACCCGCACCGCGGCCGGGTCGGCGGACTCCAGAGCCAGACCGGTGAGGTGCGTCGCCGCGTCGACGAGCAGCACGGGCGCGCCGGACTCGGTGCCGGCGGGTATCGTCAGCGGCGACCAGCCGTGCGAAAGCCCTCGCGGACGCACCGTCCAGCCCTGCCGCCAGGCCCAGTCGACCACCGCGACCACCTGGTCGGCGTCGGCGGGCGCAC belongs to Streptomyces graminofaciens and includes:
- a CDS encoding cholesterol oxidase substrate-binding domain-containing protein → MTSSSANTEGAPWSRRGFLLSAASLAVAPQFVLQDRAAAAELPGFPEGVDLYRSAYRNWVGEITADGLWACAPADADQVVAVVDWAWRQGWTVRPRGLSHGWSPLTIPAGTESGAPVLLVDAATHLTGLALESADPAAVRVGAGVSMEALLTFLEDHGLGVTACPAPGDLTVGGALAVDAHGTAVPADGETLPPGHTYGSLSNLVLSLTAVVWDADREAHVLRTFTRDEADCAALLTHLGRTLVTEVVLRVGADSNLRCVSRTDISAGELLAAPGDGDDEGRTFASFLDKAGRVEVIWFAFTEFPWLKVWSVAPTRPLTSRRVTSPYNYPFSDNVPTPVADLVGRIVSDGAWYLAPVLGNTQLTTASLGLVTTLSADIWGPSKNTLLYLKPTTLRVTANGYAVHTSRDQVQRVVAEFTDFYRERLTVYAARESFPVNGSVEIRATGLDDPADVGTAGARAPLLSALRPRADHPEWDTAVWFDVLTLPGTPDAEAFFRELEQFMLTTYDGGHALVRVEWSKGWGYTAEAAWSDEEVVGSVVPASFDDGEGPGWDGATEILDRLDPHRVYGNVFLDRLFS